A stretch of DNA from Salmo trutta unplaced genomic scaffold, fSalTru1.1, whole genome shotgun sequence:
acatgggctccgatacgatacagcaatgataaccatctagatacatgggctccgatacgatacagcaatgataagcatctagatacatgggctccgatacgatacagcaatgataagcatctagatacatgggctccgatacgatacagcaacgATATGTTTAGTTTGAACTGATTCTGTGCGATTCGGTTTGATCAGTGGAACGAATCGATGCAATTCGGTTAAACTCAATataatttgttttgtttgttgcatGAACACACATTTTCCATTTTAAATATCTGAATATCTGCTGCTGTTGGGAGGTTAGGAGCTGGTCTCTCTGAGCTGGTCTGTCTGAGTTGGATCTGTCTGAgttggatctgtctgagctggtctctctgagctggtctctctgagctggtctctctgagctggtctctctgagctggatctgtctgagctggtctctctgagctggtctctctgagctgggtctctctgagctgggtctctctgagctggtctctctgagctggatctgtctgagctggtctctctgagctggtctctctgagctggtctctctgagctggatctgtctgagttGGATCTGTCTGAGTTGGATCTGTCTGAgttggatctgtctgagctggtctctctgagctggtctctttgagctggtctctctgagctggatctgtctgagttGGATCTGTCTAAGCTGGTCTCTCTGAGCTGGTCTCTCTGAGCTGGtctctctgagctggatctgtctgagatGACTTCTACAAACTGTCTGTGTGTAGGTAGGTACCTGAGCAGGGCCATACGGCAGGCTGAgtatctaccaccccactatcagattagggGTTGGGGCAATTTCAGCCTTTTCTGCTCAACTAACCTAAAATGGAGGTAGATCTGTGTCACAGCCTCACAGTCCCTTTatagagagggatagacagaGTGAAAGACACCATGAAAAGGGCTTCAATAACAGGATGTTCACTCCTCTGGTCTAAACCTTTCAGGTTGAGGTCCAAATGGCACTcaattcccctatatagtgcactactttgaccagggtccataggactctgtttaaaagtagtacactatatagggaatagggtaccgtttGGGACTCTCACCAGTCTCTCAGTGGACCTGTAAGTAGGTCAGGGCAGAATAACAAACCGGGTGCTGGGGGAACATAAAAATAGATTCCTGAACCTCTTACCCCCTACAGAAGgctatctctccaggaacagggttggagttaaaacctacaggagggtatctctccaggaacagggttggagttaaaacctacaggagggtatctctccaggaacagggttggagttaaaacctacagaagggtatctctccaggaacagggttggagttaaaacctacagaagggtatctctccaggaacagggttggagttaaaacctacagaagggtatctctccaggaacagggttggagttaaaacctacaggagggtatctctccaggaacagagttgggtgttaaaacctacagaagggtatctctccaggaacagggttggagttaaaacctacagaagggtatctctccaggaacagggttggagttaaaacctacagaagggtatctctccaggaacagggttggagttaaaacctacaggagggtatctctccaggaacagagttggagttaaaacctacaggagggtatctctccaggaacagggttggagttaaaacctacaggagggtatctctccaggaacagggttggagttaaaacctacaggagggtatctctccagggtcagggttggagttaaaacctacaggatggtatctctccaggaacagggttggagttaaaacctacaggagggtatctctccaggaacagggttggagttaaaacctacaggagggtatctctccagggtcagggttggagttaaaacctacaggagggtatctctccaggaacagggttggagttaaaacctacaggagggtagctctccaggaacagagttggagttaaaacctacaggtccactacagtctctccccctcctcctctcagcctctcctcctctcagcctctcctcctcctcctctaagcctctcctcctcctctcagcctctcctcctcctcctctcagcctctcctcctcctcctctcagcctctcctcctcctctcagcctctccccctcctcctctaagcctctcctcctcctctcagcctctccccctcctcctctaagcctctcctcctcctctcagcctctcctcctcctctcagtctctcctcctcctcctctcagcctctcctcctcctctcagcctctcctccttctcctcctctcagcctctcctcgtcctctcagtctctcctcctctcagcctctctcctcctcctctcagcctctcctcctcctctcagcctctcctcctcctcctctcagcttctcctcgtcctcctcctctcagcctctcctcctctcagcctctcctcctcctcctctcagcctctcctcctctcagcctctcctcctcctctcagcctctcctcctcctcctctcagcctctcctcctcctctcagcctctcagtctctcctcctctcagtgACTTACTACCAGAGATCAAACCACCAATATCACTACCACGTGCCGCTACTTGGATGGGTTAAGAAAGGGATGAAAAAGGAGAGAACCAGACTGAGAAGGAGTGTTCAGGTCCCTGCCAATCAAAACCATCTGGATTCCATTGCAGCCATGGACAGCgtagttcagtgtgtgtgtatgttggagTACTGCCGATTGAAACAGGTCAACACTGTAGATGTGGAAATGACAGAGAACCATACGAGGGGCCAGGCCTCTAACTGTTCTGACACCATTGGGGTGTTAACTGCAAGCTAGGGTGGTCTCCTTGTCTAGCTACCTCATCATTGTGTTATGGTTTCAGAACATCACTCTGGACAGTGCAAAACAGAACATCAAACTACATGTTTGTCCAGGTGGCCAGTGCTGATTGTGATTTCTGGGTGTGACTATGAATATGAAGCGCTCTCACattgtacagtacagaacagtactattagcctagctgtaaactacaccatgtacagtataccactattagcctagctgtaaactacaccatgtacagtacagcactattagcctagctgtaaactacaccacgtacagtacagcactattagcctagctgtaaactacaccacgtacagtacagtaacagtactattagcctagctgtaaactacaccatgtacagtatagcactattagcctagctgtaaactacaccacgtacagtacagcactattagcctagctgtaaactacaccacgtacagtacagtaacagtactattagcatagctgtaaactacaccacgtacagtacagtaacagcactattagcctagctgtaaactacaccacgtacagtacagtaacagtactattagcctagctgtaaactacaccacgtacagtacagtaacagtactattagcctagctgtaaactacaccacatactgtacagtaacaaTAAATGCactgctgtaaactacaccaagtacagtacagcacagtactgctgtaaactacaccacgtacagtaacagtactgtgTAAACTACaccaagtacagtacagtaaatgtacTGCTGTAAACTAAACCATGTACAGTTCAGCattgctgtaaactacaccacgtaCTGTACAGTATTACTGTAAACTacaccatgtacagtacagtaacagtaaatGTACTGCTGTAAACTGCACCACGTACTGTACACTGCACCATGTACAGTATAGTAACAATACTTATGTAAACCACCACGTACAGTACAGCATTGCTTGAAActacaccacatacagtacagcattgctgtaaactacaccacatacagtacagcattgctgtaaactacaccatgtacagtacagtaagtcaCAGTATTGCTGTAAACtgcaacacatacagtacagtaacagtaccagtattgctgtaaactacaccacacacagtacagtaacaCTATTGCTGTAAGctacaccacatacagtacagtaacagtattgctgtaaactacaccacatacagtacagtaacagtattgCTGTAAACTAcgccacatacagtaacagtattgctgtaaactacaccacatacagtaacagtattgctgtaaactacaccacatacagtaacagtattgctgtaaactacaccacatacagtaacagttttGCTTTAAActacaccacatacagtaacagttttgctgtaaactacaccacatacagtaacagtattgctgtaaactacaccccatacagtaacagtattgctgtaaactacaccacatacagtaacagttttGCTCTAAActacaccacatacagtaacagttttgctgtaaactacaccacatacagtaacagtattgctgtaaactacaccacatacagtaacagtattgCTGTAAACTACACTAGCAACAACTGACAGGTTAAGTACCAGAGGATGAATGGCTTCATTATGTCAATACTGACAATagtcacagagacacagagaggctgagggagagagagaggctgaaagagggagagggggagaggctgagagggagaggctgagagagggagagggagaggctgagagagggagaggctgagagagggagagggggagagggagaggctgagagagggagagagagagaggctgagagagggagagggagagagaggaagagggggagagagagaggctgagagagggagaggctgagagagggagagagagagaggctgggagagggagagagagagagagggagagggggagagagaggctgagagagggagagggagagcggggaGGACAGAAAACAGAGGAGTGGTTTTGGATTCTGACATCTGAGTGTATTGCCAACCCACATGGAGAGTGTGGCTTCACAGGAGGCCAACACTACACCTGCAGTTGGGCTCCATTTTATATGTGGTCTGTAGTGTGATGTACTGCCTGTGAGTGGGCATTCTAGTACAGTAGGATTCAGCACCATACACTGTGTATGACGGGGTAATGGGAAGGCCGGTCCTGTACATACCTGTTGGTTGTATGTAGCGTGATACACTGTGTGTGACGGGGTAATGGGAAGGCCGGTCCTGTACATACCTGTTGGTTGTATGTAGCGTGATACACTGTGTGTGACGGGGTAATGGGAAGGCCGGTCCTGTACATACCTGTTGGTTGTATGTAGCGTGATACACTGTGTGTGACGGGGTAATGGGAAGGCCGGTCCTGTACATACCTGTTGGTTGTATGTAGCGTGATACACTGTGTGTGACGGGGTAATGGGAAGGCCGGTCCTGTACATACCTGTTGGTTGTATGTAGCGTGATACACTGTGTGTGACGGGGTAATGGGAAGGCCGGTCCTGTACATACCTGTTGGTTGTATGTAGCGTGATACACTGTGTGTGACGGGGTAATGGGAAGGCCGGTCCTGTACATACCTGTTGGTTGTATGTAGCGTGATACACTGTGTGTGACGGGGTAATGGGAAGGCCGGTCCTGTACATACCTGTTGGTTGTATGTAGCGTGATACACTGTGTGTGACGGGGTAATGGGAAGGCCGGTCCTGTACATACCTGTTGGTTGTATGTAGCGTGATACACTGTGTGTGACGGGGTAATGGGAAGGCCGGTCCTGTACATACCTGTTGGTTGTATGTAGCGTGATACACTGTGTGTGACGGGGTAATGGGAAGGCCGGTCCTGTACATACCTGTTGGTTGTATGTAGCGTGATACACTGTGTGTGACGGGGTAATGGGAAGGCCGGTCCTGTACATACCTGTTGGTTGTATGTAGCGTGATACACTGTGTGTGACGGGGTAATGGGAAGGCCGGTCCTGTACATACCTGTTGGTTGTATGTAGCGTGATACACTGTGTGTGACGGGGTAATGGGAAGGCCGGTCCTGTACATACCTGTTGGTTGTATGTAGCGTGATACACTGTGTGTGACGGGGTAATGGGAAGGCCGGTCCTGTACATACCTGTTGGTTGTATGTAGCGTGATACACTGTGTGTGACGGGGTAATGGGAAGGCCGGTCCTGTACATACCTGTTGGTTGTATGTAGCGTGATACACTGTGTGTGACGGGGTAATGGGAAGGCCGGTCCTGTACATACCTGTTGGTTGTATGTAGCGTGATACACTGTGTGTGACGGGGTAATGGGAAGGCCGGTCCTGTACATACCTGTTGGTTGTATGTAGCGTGATACACTGTGTGTGACGGGGTAATGGGAAGGCCGGTCCTGTACATACCTGTTGGTTGTATGTAGCGTGATACACTGTGTGTGACGGGGTAATGGGAAGGCCGGTCCTGTACATACCTGTTGGTTGTATGTAGCGTGATGCACTGTGTGTGACGGGGTAATGGGAAGGCCGGTCCTGTACATACCTGTTGGTGGTATGTAGCGTGATGCACTGTGTGTGACGGGGTAATGGGAAGGCCGGTCCTGTACATACCTGTTGGTTGTATGTAGCGTGATGCACTGTGTGTGACGGGGTAATGGGAAGGCCGGTCCTGTACATACCTGTTGGTTGTATGTAGCGTGATGCACTGTGTGTGACGGGGTAATGGGAAGGCCGGTCCTGTACATACCTGTTGGTTGTATGTAGCGTGATGCACTGTGTATGACGGGGTAATGGGAAGGCCGGTCCTGTACATACCTGTTGGTTGTATGTAGCGTGATGCACTGTGTATGACGGGGTAATGGGAAGGCCGGTCCTGTACATACCTGTTGGTTGTATGTAGCGTGATGCACTGTGTATGACGGGGTAATGGGAAGGCCGGTCCTGTACATACCTGTTGGTTGTATGTAGCGTGATGCACTGTGTGTGACGGGGTAATGGGAAGGCCGGTCCTGTACATACCTGTTGGTTGTATGTAGCGTGATACACTGTGTGTGACGGGGTAATGGGAAGGCCGGTCCTGTACATACCTGTTGGTTGTATGTAGCGTGATACACTGTGTGTGACGGGGTAATGGGAAGGCCGGTCCTGTACATACCTGTTGGTTGTATGTAGCGTGATACACTGTGTGTGACGGGGTAATGGGAAGGCCGGTCCTGTACATACCTGTTGGTTGTATGTAGCGTGATACACTGTGTGTGACGGGGTAATGGGAAGGCCGGTCCTGTACATACCTGTTGGTTGTATGTAGCGTGATACACTGTGTGTGACGGGGTAATGGGAAGGCCGGTCCTGTACATACCTGTTGGTTGTATGTAGCGTGATACACTGTGTGTGACGGGGTAATGGGAAGGCCGGTCCTGTACATACCTGTTGGTTGTATGTAGCGTGATACACTGTGTGTGACGGGGTAATGGGAAGGCCGGTCCTGTACATACCTGTTGGTTGTATGTAGCGTGATACACTGTGTGTGACGGGGTAATGGGAAGGCCGGTCCTGTACATACCTGTTGGTTGTATGTAGCGTGATACACTGTGTGTGACGGGGTAATGGGAAGGCCGGTCCTGTACATACCTGTTGGTTGTATGTAGCGTGATACACTGTGTGTGACGGGGTAATGGGAAGGCCGGTCCTGTACATACCTGTTGGTTGTATGTAGCGTGATACACTGTGTGTGACGGGGTAATGGGAAGGCCGGTCCTGTACATACCTGTTGGTTGTATGTAGCGTGATACACTGTGTGTGACGGGGTAATGGGAAGGCCGGTCCTGTACATACCTGTTGGTTGTATGTAGCGTGATACACTGTGTGTGACGGGGTAATGGGAAGGCCGGTCCTGTACATACCTGTTGGTTGTATGTAGCGTGATACACTGTGTGTGACGGGGTAATGGGAAGGCCGGTCCTGTACATACCTGTTGGTTGTATGTAGCGTGATACACTGTGTGTGACGGGGTAATGGGAAGGCCGGTCCTGTACATACCTGTTGGTTGTATGTAGCGTGATACACTGTGTGTGACGGGGTAATGGGAAGGCCGGTCCTGTACATACCTGTTGGTTGTATGTAGCGTGATACACTGTGTGTGACGGGGTAATGGGAAGGCCGGTCCTGTACATACCTGTTGGTTGTATGTAGCGTGATACACTGTGTGTGACGGGGTAATGGGAAGGCCGGTCCTGTACATACCTGTTGGTTGTATGTAGCGTGATACACTGTGTGTGACGGGGTAATGGGAAGGCCGGTCCTGTACATACCTGTTGGTTGTATGTAGCGTGATACACTGTGTGTGACGGGGTAATGGGAAGGCCGGTCCTGTACATACCTGTTGGTTGTATGTAGCGTGATACACTGTG
This window harbors:
- the LOC115188398 gene encoding uncharacterized protein LOC115188398, with translation MYRTGLPITHSHAVHHATYNQQVCTGPAFPLPRHTQCITLHTTNRYVQDRPSHYPVIHSASRYIQPTGMYRTGLPITPSHTVYHATYNQQVCTGPAFPLPRHTQCITLHTTNRYVQDRPSHYPVTHSASRYIQPTGMYRTGLPITPSYTVHHATYNQQVCTGPAFPLPRHTQCITLHTTNRYVQDRPSHYPVIHSASRYIQPTGMYRTGLPITPSYTVHHATYNQQVCTGPAFPLPRHTQCITLHTTNRYVQDRPSHYPVTHSVSRYIQPTGMYRTGLPITPSHTVYHATYNQQVCTGPAFPLPRHTQCITLHTTNRYVQDRPSHYPVTHSVSRYIQPTGMYRTGLPITPSHTVYHATYNQQVCTGPAFPLPRHTQCITLHTTNRYVQDRPSHYPVTHSVSRYIQPTGMYRTGLPITPSHTVYHATYNQQVCTGPAFPLPRHTQCITLHTTNRYVQDRPSHYPVTHSVSRYIQPTGMYRTGLPITPSHTVYHATYNQQVCTGPAFPLPRHTQCITLHTTNRYVQDRPSHYPVTHSVSRYIQPTGMYRTGLPITPSHTVYHATYNQQVCTGPAFPLPRHTQCITLHTTNRYVQDRPSHYPVTHSVSRYIQPTGMYRTGLPITPSHTVYHATYNQQVCTGPAFPLPRHTQCITLHTTNRYVQDRPSHYPVTHSVSRYIQPTGMYRTGLPITPSHTVYHATYNQQVCTGPAFPLPRHTQCITLHTTNRYVQDRPSHYPVTHSVSRYIQPTGMYRTGLPITPSHTVHHATYNQQVCTGPAFPLPRHTQCITLHTTNRYVQDRPSHYPVIHSASRYIQPTGMYRTGLPITPSYTVHHATYNQQVCTGPAFPLPRHTQCITLHTTNRYVQDRPSHYPVTHSASRYIQPTGMYRTGLPITPSHTVHHATYHQQVCTGPAFPLPRHTQCITLHTTNRYVQDRPSHYPVTHSVSRYIQPTGMYRTGLPITPSHTVYHATYNQQVCTGPAFPLPRHTQCITLHTTNRYVQDRPSHYPVTHSVSRYIQPTGMYRTGLPITPSHTVYHATYNQQVCTGPAFPLPRHTQCITLHTTNRYVQDRPSHYPVTHSVSRYIQPTGMYRTGLPITPSHTVYHATYNQQVCTGPAFPLPRHTQCITLHTTNRYVQDRPSHYPVTHSVSRYIQPTGMYRTGLPITPSHTVYHATYNQQVCTGPAFPLPRHTQCITLHTTNRYVQDRPSHYPVTHSVSRYIQPTGMYRTGLPITPSHTVYHATYNQQVCTGPAFPLPRHTQCITLHTTNRYVQDRPSHYPVTHSVSRYIQPTGMYRTGLPITPSHTVYHATYNQQVCTGPAFPLPRHTQCITLHTTNRYVQDRPSHYPVTHSVSRYIQPTGMYRTGLPITPSYTVYGAESYCTRMPTHRQYITLQTTYKMEPNCRCSVGLL